From Streptomyces sp. CMB-StM0423, a single genomic window includes:
- a CDS encoding peptidoglycan recognition protein family protein codes for MRGVCGSHTPRRPLRWAVTGAGAVVAAVLAVLALTGTLPFAAAPDAGERKPKAAADPYAPAKALRPAIVGRKQWGADPRLLDQKPRYADSVHAVVIHHTGHFNDYDCAESPGFVRDMYEEHAVGKGWGDLGYNFLVDRCGTVYEGRLGGAGRAVVGAHTLGLNRGTTGIAVIGTYPEGVPVPKPLQKSLAVLIAWKLGLTGISPTARSQVVSTNSNSRFAEEGSVSVPAVLGHIDAYETKCPGESLVRLLPTLRKAAAQVQSKAKVLVKKDGGRAGSKKAKGRAQRAPGSHARLGGADGGA; via the coding sequence ATGAGAGGCGTGTGCGGTTCCCACACCCCCCGGCGCCCCCTGCGCTGGGCGGTCACCGGCGCCGGAGCCGTGGTCGCTGCCGTCCTCGCCGTGCTGGCCCTCACCGGGACGCTGCCCTTCGCCGCCGCCCCGGATGCCGGCGAGCGGAAGCCGAAGGCCGCGGCCGATCCGTACGCCCCGGCCAAGGCGCTGCGGCCCGCCATCGTCGGCCGCAAGCAGTGGGGCGCCGATCCGCGGCTCCTCGACCAGAAGCCGCGCTACGCGGACTCCGTGCACGCCGTGGTCATCCACCACACCGGCCACTTCAACGACTACGACTGCGCGGAAAGCCCTGGCTTCGTACGCGACATGTACGAGGAACACGCCGTCGGCAAGGGCTGGGGAGACCTCGGCTACAACTTCCTGGTCGACCGGTGCGGCACGGTCTATGAGGGCCGGCTGGGCGGTGCGGGCCGCGCGGTGGTCGGGGCGCACACCCTCGGCCTCAACCGGGGCACGACCGGAATCGCCGTCATCGGCACGTACCCGGAGGGCGTGCCCGTACCGAAGCCGCTGCAGAAGTCCCTCGCGGTGCTCATCGCCTGGAAGCTCGGTCTCACCGGGATCTCCCCCACCGCCCGCAGCCAGGTCGTCTCCACCAACAGCAACAGCCGGTTCGCCGAGGAGGGCTCCGTCTCGGTGCCGGCCGTCCTCGGCCATATCGACGCGTACGAGACGAAGTGCCCGGGGGAATCGCTCGTACGGCTGCTGCCCACCCTCAGAAAGGCGGCGGCCCAGGTGCAGAGCAAGGCGAAAGTGCTGGTCAAGAAGGACGGCGGACGGGCCGGAAGCAAGAAGGCAAAGGGCCGGGCGCAGCGGGCTCCCGGCAGCCACGCCCGCCTCGGGGGCGCCGACGGAGGCGCCTGA
- a CDS encoding acyl-CoA carboxylase subunit epsilon — translation MRDRDAVTVERGSADAAELAALTVALLSRLCTGAGLSGEYVPHSAAGWRRWERAAAYRAPHSWQ, via the coding sequence GTGCGTGACCGGGACGCGGTGACGGTCGAGCGGGGCTCGGCGGACGCGGCGGAACTCGCCGCGCTCACGGTCGCCCTGCTGTCGAGACTGTGCACCGGGGCCGGGCTCTCCGGCGAGTACGTGCCGCACTCCGCGGCCGGCTGGCGCCGGTGGGAGCGCGCCGCCGCCTATCGCGCTCCGCACAGTTGGCAGTGA
- a CDS encoding AfsR/SARP family transcriptional regulator — translation MNIEVLGPLTVHIRGKVVLPTAPKPRKLLAMLALRADRMVPIPVLIDELWGENPPRSARTTMQTYVLQLRELIGEALELGGRDRAAAKDVLVTLPGGYRLETGGGSVDFREFDRRVVAGYRAFDAEDFHAAARLLRSALSLWTAPALADVQSGPYIRMEINRLEEARLCALDRRMEVDLRLGRHREVLSELTLLVNQHRTHESLHRQFMLALHRCGRRGEALSAYQRLRATLVEELGLEPSPQLQRLQRAILTSRGTQSPGRGMVKKPVAPARHG, via the coding sequence ATGAACATCGAAGTGCTTGGTCCGTTAACAGTGCACATACGGGGGAAAGTCGTTCTCCCGACGGCACCCAAACCGAGGAAGCTGCTCGCCATGCTGGCGCTGCGGGCCGACCGGATGGTGCCGATACCGGTCCTGATCGATGAGCTCTGGGGCGAGAACCCGCCGCGGAGCGCCCGCACCACCATGCAGACGTACGTCCTTCAGCTTCGCGAACTCATCGGGGAGGCGCTGGAGCTGGGCGGCCGCGACCGTGCGGCCGCCAAGGACGTCCTGGTCACCCTGCCGGGCGGGTACCGGCTGGAGACCGGCGGCGGAAGCGTCGACTTCCGCGAGTTCGACCGCCGGGTGGTCGCCGGCTACCGCGCGTTCGACGCGGAGGACTTCCACGCAGCCGCGCGGCTGCTGCGCAGCGCGCTCTCGCTGTGGACGGCGCCCGCCCTCGCGGACGTCCAGTCGGGCCCGTACATCCGGATGGAGATCAACCGCCTGGAGGAGGCGCGCCTGTGCGCGCTCGACCGGCGGATGGAGGTCGACCTGCGCCTCGGCCGGCACCGGGAGGTCCTCTCGGAGCTGACGCTGCTCGTCAACCAGCACCGCACGCACGAGAGCCTGCACCGGCAGTTCATGCTGGCGCTCCACCGCTGCGGGCGGCGCGGCGAGGCGCTCAGCGCCTACCAGCGGCTGCGCGCCACGCTCGTGGAGGAGCTGGGCCTGGAGCCCTCGCCCCAACTGCAGCGGCTGCAGCGGGCCATCCTCACCTCGCGGGGGACGCAGTCCCCGGGGCGCGGGATGGTCAAGAAGCCGGTGGCGCCGGCCCGGCACGGATGA
- a CDS encoding aromatase/cyclase, producing MPTSGVHRTCQRMEVASPAGVVYGLIADAGRWPIFFPHHIHVEQLAFDGGVQRLRMWVSAAGEIRSWHLVRSLDAVRRRVEFRLELQAEPVSAVVGSWSVEPLGSGRARVALRHHFFVAGDAADDIAWVVRAMDDTSRVELAQLKSLAARWTRLDDLVLTCEDSVHVNGPVERVYDFFYRVGHWPRRVPHISQVRLRERQPGIQTMAMDIRAPDGRMRRSQSVRLGFPHAGRIVYKDTAMPSLMAAHTGEWSIEPEIHGVRVVSHHKVVLQEDVARSLDGTRTGLAAVRRRVRERLGRSSVAAMNLAKRHAESAVRPR from the coding sequence ATGCCGACGAGCGGCGTGCACCGCACCTGCCAGCGGATGGAGGTGGCGTCTCCCGCGGGCGTGGTCTACGGCCTCATCGCCGACGCGGGGCGGTGGCCGATCTTCTTCCCGCACCACATCCACGTGGAGCAACTCGCCTTCGACGGCGGCGTGCAGCGGCTGCGGATGTGGGTGAGCGCCGCGGGCGAGATCAGGTCGTGGCACCTCGTCCGCTCGCTCGACGCGGTACGCAGGCGGGTCGAGTTCCGGCTGGAGTTGCAGGCGGAGCCGGTCAGCGCGGTCGTCGGAAGCTGGAGCGTCGAGCCGCTCGGCTCCGGGCGGGCCCGGGTGGCGCTGCGGCACCACTTCTTCGTCGCCGGGGACGCGGCCGACGACATCGCCTGGGTGGTGCGGGCGATGGACGACACCAGCAGGGTCGAGCTGGCGCAGCTCAAGTCGCTCGCCGCCCGCTGGACCCGCCTCGACGACCTCGTGCTCACCTGCGAGGACTCCGTCCACGTCAACGGCCCGGTGGAGCGCGTCTACGACTTCTTCTACCGCGTGGGGCACTGGCCGCGGCGGGTCCCGCACATCTCCCAGGTGCGGTTGCGGGAGCGGCAGCCCGGCATCCAGACGATGGCCATGGACATCCGCGCGCCGGACGGCAGGATGCGCCGCTCGCAGTCGGTGCGCCTCGGCTTCCCGCACGCGGGGCGGATCGTCTACAAGGACACCGCGATGCCGTCGCTGATGGCCGCGCACACCGGCGAGTGGTCGATCGAGCCGGAGATCCACGGCGTACGGGTCGTCTCCCACCACAAGGTGGTGCTCCAGGAGGACGTCGCCCGCTCCCTCGACGGCACCAGGACCGGACTCGCGGCCGTCAGACGGCGCGTGAGGGAACGGCTGGGGCGCAGCAGCGTCGCCGCGATGAACCTGGCGAAGAGGCACGCGGAGAGCGCGGTCCGGCCTCGGTGA
- a CDS encoding S8 family serine peptidase — translation MTKVWLDGRLEADALDWNLGMIGAPEAWGAGLSGAGVDVAVLDSGVDAGHRDLRGQVAAAADFTGSGATGDPHGHGTHVASIAAAPGVWLRAGDAVSVRAEGSVAGGRAIDQTIIDAYPVR, via the coding sequence GTGACGAAGGTCTGGCTCGACGGCCGGCTCGAAGCCGACGCACTCGACTGGAACCTCGGCATGATCGGCGCCCCCGAGGCGTGGGGCGCCGGGCTGAGCGGCGCGGGTGTCGACGTCGCCGTGCTCGACTCCGGCGTCGACGCCGGCCACCGCGACCTGCGCGGACAGGTCGCCGCCGCCGCGGACTTCACCGGCAGCGGCGCCACCGGCGACCCCCACGGCCACGGCACCCACGTGGCCTCCATCGCCGCCGCCCCCGGGGTGTGGCTGCGCGCGGGTGACGCCGTGTCCGTACGGGCCGAGGGGTCGGTCGCCGGGGGCCGGGCGATCGACCAGACGATCATCGACGCCTACCCCGTGCGCTGA
- a CDS encoding ScbR family autoregulator-binding transcription factor, with translation MARQERAIRTRAQILTAAASVFGERGYEAATVSEILARAGVTKGALYFHFPSKRALAEGVLAEQLNDIDTPATEYRTQEVIDTGLALAYRVRRDPVISARAWLSLGQEMQRLFGGGVIPAWLAETRRLLEQAKEEGELLPHITPAETAWVVSACWTGVQVYSATLSNGDDLEEKVSLLFAHLLPFIAAPHVLGKLDYRAERAGEVVAEMNRRYAELAAREAAGDTGAVQRLRGRGEAGEPGDGLAAGA, from the coding sequence GTGGCGCGCCAGGAGCGAGCGATCCGCACCCGGGCTCAGATCCTCACTGCGGCCGCGTCCGTCTTCGGAGAGCGTGGGTACGAAGCCGCGACCGTCAGTGAGATATTGGCCAGGGCCGGCGTCACGAAAGGCGCCCTGTACTTTCACTTTCCGTCGAAGCGCGCGCTCGCCGAGGGCGTGCTGGCCGAGCAGTTGAACGACATAGACACGCCGGCCACGGAGTACCGCACCCAGGAAGTCATCGATACGGGCCTGGCGCTCGCCTATCGCGTACGCCGGGATCCGGTCATCAGCGCGCGTGCCTGGCTGTCCCTCGGTCAGGAGATGCAGCGGCTGTTCGGCGGCGGCGTCATCCCCGCGTGGCTGGCGGAAACGCGCCGCCTCCTGGAACAGGCCAAGGAGGAAGGCGAATTGCTTCCCCACATCACGCCTGCCGAAACCGCCTGGGTCGTCTCCGCCTGCTGGACCGGAGTGCAGGTCTATTCGGCCACCCTGTCGAACGGCGACGACCTGGAGGAGAAGGTGTCGCTGCTCTTCGCCCATCTGCTGCCGTTCATCGCCGCCCCGCACGTCCTCGGGAAGCTCGACTACCGGGCCGAGCGGGCGGGGGAGGTCGTCGCCGAGATGAACCGCCGCTACGCGGAGCTGGCCGCCAGGGAGGCGGCGGGCGACACCGGGGCCGTCCAGCGCCTCCGGGGTCGCGGGGAGGCCGGGGAGCCGGGGGACGGCCTCGCCGCGGGTGCGTGA
- a CDS encoding AfsR/SARP family transcriptional regulator, translated as MRMKVLGPLNAEVNGSSVVPTASKPRQILALLALYPGRVVPVSTLMEEIWGTKLPASAMTTLQTYILQLRRRLGTAMGPDAPGTAKDILATRYGGYVLQIPPERVDFYEYERLVAAGQRAVEEHGDDREAAELFRRGLDLWDGSALVDIRVGPVLEIEVTRLEESRLVTRERCIDADLRLGRHIELIAELTDLVARYPQHEGLHSQAMVALYRSGRQASALEIYRRLRRRLIEDLGVEPSPQLQRLHHAMLSVDPQLDVAAGPRRTSTFDLYAV; from the coding sequence GTGCGCATGAAGGTTTTGGGTCCGCTGAACGCCGAGGTCAACGGGTCATCCGTGGTACCCACGGCCAGCAAGCCTCGTCAGATCCTGGCACTGCTCGCCCTTTATCCGGGGCGGGTTGTTCCGGTATCGACACTCATGGAGGAGATCTGGGGTACGAAACTGCCGGCGAGCGCGATGACGACACTGCAGACCTACATCCTCCAGCTCCGCAGACGCCTCGGCACCGCGATGGGCCCCGATGCTCCCGGGACGGCGAAGGACATCCTCGCCACCCGGTACGGGGGTTACGTCCTGCAGATACCGCCTGAACGGGTCGACTTCTACGAGTACGAACGCCTCGTGGCGGCCGGCCAGCGGGCCGTCGAGGAGCACGGCGACGACCGGGAGGCGGCCGAGCTGTTCCGGCGCGGCCTGGACCTGTGGGACGGCTCCGCCCTCGTCGACATCCGGGTGGGCCCGGTCCTGGAGATCGAGGTGACCCGGCTGGAGGAGAGCCGGCTGGTGACGCGGGAGCGGTGCATCGACGCCGACCTGCGGCTGGGCCGGCATATCGAGCTGATCGCCGAACTCACCGATCTGGTCGCCCGCTACCCGCAGCACGAGGGGCTGCACTCCCAGGCGATGGTTGCCCTCTACCGATCGGGCCGCCAGGCATCCGCGCTGGAGATCTACCGCCGGCTGCGCCGCCGGCTGATCGAGGACCTGGGCGTCGAGCCGTCACCCCAGCTCCAGCGCCTGCACCACGCCATGCTGTCCGTCGACCCGCAGCTCGACGTCGCCGCGGGTCCCCGCCGGACATCCACCTTCGACCTGTACGCCGTCTGA
- a CDS encoding universal stress protein, producing MAHPVVVGTDGSHHSSQAIDLAADEAARHGVPLRVVFASLWERYESVVPDITEVERPPFEVLAENIVASGAERAERRQPDLKVTSRVLSDEPATALTEESHQAFAVVTGSRGRGGAAALLLGSVSLAVAARATCPVIVVRGDEKTWDDRSRPVVLGVSELAEGQAATDFAFREAAARHSPLLAVRAWRCPVFEPGGHLGHGSVALYEENASTTVTDVLDEPRRAHPEVGIQRRVAEGPAHHVLMGASAEAGLVVLGAPRRRGHAGLRLGRVTHALLHSSTCPVAVVPERH from the coding sequence ATGGCACATCCCGTGGTCGTCGGCACCGACGGCTCGCACCACAGTTCGCAAGCCATCGACCTGGCGGCCGACGAGGCGGCGCGGCACGGTGTTCCGCTGCGGGTCGTGTTCGCCTCACTCTGGGAGAGGTACGAATCGGTGGTCCCCGACATCACCGAGGTTGAGCGCCCGCCCTTCGAGGTTCTCGCCGAGAACATCGTCGCGTCCGGTGCGGAGCGGGCGGAGAGGCGTCAACCGGACCTGAAGGTGACCAGCCGGGTACTGTCCGACGAGCCGGCCACCGCGCTCACGGAGGAGAGCCACCAGGCGTTCGCCGTCGTGACGGGCTCCCGCGGCCGGGGCGGTGCCGCAGCGCTGCTGCTCGGCTCGGTGAGCCTCGCGGTGGCCGCCCGGGCCACCTGCCCCGTCATCGTGGTGCGCGGCGACGAGAAGACGTGGGACGACCGCTCCCGTCCCGTCGTCCTGGGCGTGAGCGAGCTGGCCGAAGGCCAGGCCGCCACCGATTTCGCCTTCCGCGAGGCGGCCGCACGGCACAGTCCCCTGCTGGCGGTACGGGCCTGGCGGTGCCCCGTGTTCGAGCCGGGAGGCCATCTCGGGCACGGCTCGGTAGCGCTCTACGAGGAGAATGCCTCGACGACCGTCACCGATGTCCTGGACGAGCCACGACGCGCTCACCCGGAGGTCGGGATACAGCGCCGCGTCGCCGAGGGCCCGGCTCACCACGTGCTCATGGGCGCCTCAGCGGAAGCCGGGCTGGTCGTACTCGGCGCGCCGCGCCGACGGGGGCACGCGGGGCTCCGGTTGGGGCGTGTGACGCACGCGCTCCTGCACAGCTCCACGTGCCCGGTCGCCGTGGTCCCCGAGAGGCACTGA
- a CDS encoding AfsR/SARP family transcriptional regulator, protein MEFRILGSVEVHDERTGLRIVPSGAKQRALLGALITKANRTVGARRLIEELWAQTPPANKANALQAHIRRLRRLLPPSRPDEPQQEWITTCAAGYALRLGGAATDAGRFRRAALEGRSLLDRDPERAARLLRRALALWRGPVLEGAPLDMCAGEVAQLEEARLVALEALYEACLRTRRHHEITGELTELTVHHPLRERFYDLLMVALYRCGRQADALSVYDRARARLAQELGIEPGPALRGRLSAVLDHDPALDLPDCAGHPGRLAVAMGPLLDARDPGARTDAAAPADGGDRALHGEIARLRRHLDRLTRDHQALLQRFDQLAARPAGSR, encoded by the coding sequence ATGGAGTTTCGCATCCTGGGCTCCGTGGAGGTCCACGACGAGCGCACCGGTCTGCGCATCGTGCCGAGCGGAGCCAAGCAGCGCGCGCTGCTCGGTGCGCTCATCACGAAGGCGAACCGGACGGTGGGGGCCCGCCGGCTCATCGAAGAGCTCTGGGCCCAGACCCCGCCCGCCAACAAGGCCAACGCCCTCCAGGCCCACATCCGCCGGCTGCGCCGGCTCCTGCCCCCCTCCCGCCCCGACGAGCCGCAGCAGGAGTGGATCACCACCTGCGCGGCGGGCTACGCGCTGCGCCTCGGCGGGGCGGCGACGGACGCGGGCCGCTTCCGGCGGGCCGCGCTGGAGGGTCGCTCACTCCTGGACCGCGATCCCGAACGGGCCGCCCGGCTGCTGCGGCGGGCGCTGGCGCTCTGGCGGGGTCCCGTACTGGAGGGGGCGCCGCTCGACATGTGCGCAGGCGAGGTGGCGCAGTTGGAGGAGGCGCGGCTCGTGGCGCTGGAGGCGCTGTACGAGGCGTGCCTGCGGACCAGGCGGCACCACGAGATCACGGGCGAGCTGACCGAGCTGACGGTCCACCACCCGCTGCGGGAACGCTTCTACGACCTGCTGATGGTGGCGCTCTACCGCTGCGGCCGGCAGGCCGACGCGCTGAGCGTGTACGACAGGGCACGCGCCCGGCTCGCCCAGGAACTGGGCATCGAGCCGGGGCCCGCGCTCCGCGGCCGGCTCAGCGCGGTGCTCGACCACGACCCGGCGCTCGATCTGCCGGACTGCGCCGGGCACCCGGGGCGGCTCGCCGTCGCGATGGGGCCCCTCCTCGACGCGCGGGACCCCGGTGCGCGTACGGACGCCGCGGCGCCGGCGGACGGCGGTGACCGCGCCCTGCACGGTGAGATCGCCCGCCTGCGGCGTCACCTCGACCGGCTCACCCGCGACCATCAGGCGCTGCTCCAGCGCTTCGACCAGCTCGCCGCCCGCCCCGCAGGCAGCCGTTGA
- a CDS encoding DUF6059 family protein: MRAFVRALGKCVARELYRCLVAFGTHYTGAIRQPGTAPEQRPAEPEGPPAGHPERLCPGMALTPLEQAIEHELNRRP; the protein is encoded by the coding sequence ATGCGAGCCTTCGTGCGAGCCCTCGGGAAGTGCGTGGCGCGGGAGCTGTACCGCTGCCTGGTGGCCTTCGGCACGCACTACACGGGCGCGATCCGGCAGCCCGGAACCGCCCCGGAGCAGCGGCCGGCGGAGCCGGAAGGGCCACCGGCGGGCCATCCGGAACGGCTCTGCCCCGGCATGGCCCTCACCCCGCTGGAGCAGGCCATCGAGCACGAGCTGAACCGGCGGCCCTAG
- a CDS encoding acyl-CoA carboxylase subunit beta, protein MTTVQEPVPARLGTETGVACERMQQYRRIRAQAHAGPSERATAAQRAKGKLTARERIDLLLDEGSFNEVEPLRRHRASGFGLEAKRPYTDGVITGWGAVHGRTVFVYAHDFRIFGGALGEAHAEKIHKIMDKAISAGAPLVSLNDGAGARIQEGVSALAGYGGIFQRNTRASGVIPQISVMLGPCAGGAAYSPALTDFVFMVRETSQMFITGPDVVKAVTGEEITQNGLGGADVHAGTSGVCHFAYDDEVTCLEEVRYLLSMLPQNNRENPPGVTAEDPADRSGDVLLDLVPADGNRPYDMRRVIEELVDDGEYLEVHECWATNLICALTRLDGQVVGIVASQPQSLAGVLDIEASEKGARFVQMCDAFNIPIVTLLDVPGFLPGVDQEHGGIIRHGAKLLYAYCNATVPRISVVLRKAYGGAYIVMDSQSIGADLTYAWPTNEIAVMGAEGAANVIFRRDIAAADDPDAKRADMVKQYKAELMHPYYAAERGLVDDVIDPADTRRVLIRSLAMLRTKHANLSARKHGNPPM, encoded by the coding sequence ATGACGACCGTCCAGGAACCGGTGCCGGCGCGACTCGGTACCGAGACCGGAGTCGCCTGCGAACGGATGCAGCAGTACCGCCGGATCCGTGCCCAGGCCCATGCGGGGCCGAGTGAGCGGGCGACTGCGGCGCAGAGGGCGAAGGGGAAGCTCACTGCGCGGGAGCGGATCGACCTGTTGCTGGATGAGGGGTCGTTCAATGAGGTGGAGCCGTTGCGGCGGCACCGTGCTTCGGGTTTCGGGCTGGAGGCGAAGCGGCCGTACACGGATGGTGTGATCACGGGTTGGGGGGCGGTGCACGGGCGGACGGTGTTCGTCTATGCGCATGACTTCCGGATCTTCGGTGGTGCGTTGGGTGAGGCGCATGCGGAGAAGATCCACAAGATCATGGACAAGGCGATTTCTGCGGGTGCGCCGCTGGTGTCGTTGAATGATGGTGCGGGTGCGCGTATTCAGGAGGGTGTCTCGGCGCTGGCCGGCTATGGGGGGATTTTCCAGCGCAACACCCGTGCGTCGGGTGTGATTCCGCAGATTTCGGTGATGCTGGGGCCGTGTGCGGGTGGTGCTGCGTACAGTCCGGCGTTGACGGATTTCGTGTTCATGGTGCGTGAGACGTCGCAGATGTTCATCACGGGTCCGGATGTGGTCAAGGCGGTGACGGGTGAGGAGATCACTCAGAACGGTCTGGGTGGTGCGGATGTGCATGCGGGGACTTCGGGGGTGTGTCACTTCGCGTATGACGACGAGGTGACGTGTCTGGAGGAGGTGCGGTACCTGCTGTCGATGCTGCCGCAGAACAACCGGGAGAACCCGCCGGGGGTCACTGCCGAGGATCCGGCGGACAGGTCCGGCGATGTGCTGCTGGATCTGGTGCCGGCGGATGGGAACCGGCCGTATGACATGCGCAGGGTGATCGAGGAGCTCGTCGATGACGGTGAGTACCTTGAGGTGCATGAGTGCTGGGCGACGAATCTGATCTGTGCGCTCACCCGGCTGGACGGTCAGGTGGTGGGTATCGTCGCCAGCCAGCCGCAGTCCCTCGCGGGTGTGCTGGATATCGAGGCGTCCGAGAAGGGTGCCCGCTTTGTCCAGATGTGCGATGCTTTCAATATTCCGATCGTCACCCTGCTCGACGTCCCGGGCTTCCTGCCCGGGGTGGACCAGGAGCACGGCGGGATCATCAGGCACGGGGCGAAGCTGCTGTACGCGTACTGCAACGCCACCGTGCCGCGGATCTCGGTGGTGCTGCGGAAGGCGTACGGCGGCGCGTACATCGTGATGGACAGCCAGTCCATCGGTGCTGACCTGACGTATGCCTGGCCGACCAACGAGATCGCGGTGATGGGTGCGGAGGGCGCGGCGAACGTGATCTTCCGGCGCGACATCGCGGCCGCGGACGACCCCGACGCCAAGCGGGCGGACATGGTCAAGCAGTACAAGGCCGAGCTGATGCACCCGTACTACGCGGCCGAACGCGGCCTCGTCGACGACGTCATCGACCCCGCCGACACCCGCCGGGTGCTGATCCGCTCATTGGCCATGTTGCGTACGAAACATGCGAATCTCTCCGCACGTAAACACGGCAACCCGCCCATGTAG
- a CDS encoding WGR domain-containing protein: MAAGSGVSTTYLELSQDGGGAHKFYEVRVDGLTVMVRYGRIGAAGQTQRTTFATEGKAKAAAAKKVGEKVRKGYAPAVRGQRAPRAVTRRSVASAPSTARAVAPVLWRFRTGSSAFGIHVDDERCWVGNQAGDVYTLDHDGGVLARFGLPDGVKCLVADDFWIYAGCDDGRVYDLSSKLPFAAYDIAADVDIFWLDIHEGVLNVSDRAGQLTVIDHEDEHQWARRSRGEHAWLVRADERAVYHGHHRGVTAYAPDGSGELWHTATRGGVLFGWQEDDAVYAGTAHHAVQRLSKTTGAIEATYPCDSAVYSCATSPGGRFVFAGDSQSSVYCFDRDGARLWKLGTGGGSALSMQYRDERLYLVTTDGSLVCVDASEAAVSAAEQGTVPVARDVKLDAALPTYAPATAVAAVDTVAHAPAGTVVVECVRDSGRVRVHVVSEGYHPSWNVQFPRAIREPGARYVVDALHAAAGGFYRVRGEIRRLL; encoded by the coding sequence ATGGCTGCCGGTTCTGGGGTGTCGACGACGTATCTGGAGCTGTCGCAAGACGGCGGCGGGGCGCACAAGTTCTACGAGGTGCGTGTCGACGGCCTGACCGTGATGGTGCGTTACGGGCGCATAGGGGCCGCCGGGCAGACGCAGCGGACGACCTTCGCCACGGAGGGGAAGGCGAAGGCGGCCGCCGCGAAGAAGGTGGGGGAGAAGGTCCGCAAGGGGTACGCGCCCGCTGTGCGGGGGCAGCGGGCCCCGCGCGCGGTGACCCGGCGCTCGGTGGCCTCGGCGCCGTCCACGGCGCGCGCGGTGGCCCCCGTGCTGTGGCGGTTCCGCACGGGCTCCTCGGCCTTCGGTATCCATGTCGACGACGAGCGCTGCTGGGTGGGCAACCAGGCGGGCGATGTCTACACGCTGGACCACGACGGCGGCGTCCTCGCCAGGTTCGGGCTGCCGGACGGTGTGAAGTGCCTGGTCGCCGACGACTTCTGGATCTACGCGGGGTGCGACGACGGCCGGGTCTACGACCTGTCGTCGAAGCTGCCGTTCGCCGCGTACGACATCGCGGCGGACGTCGACATCTTCTGGCTGGACATCCACGAGGGCGTGCTGAACGTCTCGGACCGGGCGGGACAGCTCACGGTCATCGACCACGAGGACGAGCACCAGTGGGCCCGCCGGAGCCGGGGGGAGCACGCCTGGCTCGTCCGCGCCGACGAGCGGGCCGTCTACCACGGCCACCACCGGGGCGTCACCGCCTACGCGCCCGACGGCAGCGGCGAGTTGTGGCACACGGCCACCCGGGGCGGCGTCCTGTTCGGCTGGCAGGAGGACGACGCCGTGTACGCGGGCACCGCGCACCACGCCGTGCAGCGGCTGTCGAAGACCACCGGCGCGATCGAGGCCACGTACCCCTGCGACAGCGCGGTGTACTCGTGTGCCACCTCGCCCGGCGGGCGGTTCGTCTTCGCGGGGGACTCGCAGTCCTCCGTCTACTGCTTCGACCGGGACGGCGCCCGGCTCTGGAAGCTCGGCACGGGCGGCGGCTCCGCGCTGTCGATGCAGTACCGCGACGAGCGGCTGTACCTGGTGACCACGGACGGCTCGCTGGTGTGCGTGGACGCGAGCGAGGCGGCCGTCTCCGCGGCGGAGCAGGGGACGGTGCCGGTGGCCCGGGACGTCAAGCTCGACGCGGCGCTGCCGACGTACGCACCGGCCACGGCCGTGGCCGCGGTGGACACCGTCGCCCACGCCCCCGCCGGCACCGTCGTCGTGGAGTGCGTACGGGACAGTGGCCGGGTGCGGGTGCACGTGGTGTCCGAGGGCTACCACCCGTCCTGGAACGTCCAGTTCCCGCGCGCGATACGCGAGCCCGGCGCGCGCTACGTCGTGGACGCCCTGCACGCGGCGGCCGGCGGCTTCTACCGGGTCCGGGGTGAGATCCGCCGGCTGCTGTGA
- a CDS encoding GNAT family N-acetyltransferase, producing MTLATPTLHTARLRLRPFTGADADPLFALHSSTHVMRYWDSPPWTEPARAGVFLARCRTIAEEGTGARLAIDRAADGAFVGWCGLTAFDADHRSASLGYCLDPAMWGHGYATEAAHAVLRWAFDTLDLNRVQAEADTRNDASARVLEKVGFVREGTLREDCVVNGEVSDSWVFGLIRRDWRPSAGPAAAG from the coding sequence ATGACTCTGGCCACTCCCACCCTGCACACCGCCCGGCTGCGCCTGCGCCCCTTCACCGGCGCCGACGCGGATCCCCTCTTCGCGCTGCACAGCAGCACCCACGTGATGCGCTACTGGGACTCCCCGCCGTGGACCGAACCCGCCCGCGCCGGGGTCTTCCTCGCGAGGTGCCGGACGATAGCGGAGGAAGGCACCGGGGCGCGGCTGGCCATCGACCGCGCTGCCGACGGCGCCTTCGTCGGCTGGTGCGGTCTGACCGCATTCGACGCGGACCACCGCAGCGCGTCGTTGGGCTACTGCCTCGACCCGGCGATGTGGGGCCACGGCTACGCGACGGAAGCGGCACACGCCGTGCTGCGGTGGGCGTTCGACACCCTGGACCTGAACCGGGTCCAGGCCGAGGCCGATACGCGCAACGACGCTTCCGCCCGGGTGCTGGAGAAGGTCGGATTCGTCCGTGAGGGGACCCTGCGGGAGGACTGCGTCGTGAACGGCGAGGTCTCCGACTCGTGGGTGTTCGGCCTGATCAGACGAGACTGGCGGCCGTCGGCCGGGCCGGCCGCGGCCGGCTGA